Within the Thermus oshimai DSM 12092 genome, the region TGCGTCCCGCACCGCCCCGTGGACCACCACCCCCCTAAAGCCCCGTTCCAGGGCCAGCCGGGCTAGGTTGCCCCCGAGGAGGGCGGTGCGCAGGCTTCCTCCGCCGTCGATCACCAGGACCTCGCCCCCCTCCTCCAGCACCCGGCGCACCAGGAGGTTGTCCTCCAAGACCCTAAGGGTGCGCACCCGCCCAAAGAAGCGCGCCCGGCCGCCAAAGTCCTTGAGGAGGCCGGGGAGGTAGGGGGCCTCGGGAAAGCGGTCGGAAAGGTCCGCGGTGGTCCAGTCCATGGCGGATATAGTAACCCCTATGGACGAGGCCCGCCTCCTCATCACCTGCCCCGACCGGCCGGGCATCGTGGCCGCGGTCTCGGGCTTCCTCTACGCCCACGGGGCCAACATCACCGACCTCCAGCAGCACTCCACCGACCCCGAGGGGGGCACCTTCTTCATGCGCCTGGCCTTCACCACCCCCCACCTGGACCTCTCCCGCCCCGCCTTGGAGCGGGCCTTCCAGGAGGTGGTGGCGGAGCGCTTCGGGATGGAGTGGCGCATCGCCTACGCCTCGGAGAGGAAGAGGACGGCCATCCTGGTCTCCAAGCCGGCCCACGCCCTTCTGGAGCTCCTTTGGCGCTACCGGGTGGGGGAGCTTCCCATGGACCTCCGCCTGGTGGTCTCCAACCACCCGGACCACCGGGAGGAGGTGGAGCGCTTCGGGGTGCCCTACCACCACGTCCCGGTGGAGAAGGGGCGGAAGGAGGAGGCGGAGGAAAGGATCCTGGAGCTCCTCGAGGCCCAGGGGGTGGAGCTCGTGGTCCTCGCCCGCTACATGCAGATCCTCTCCCCCCGCTTCGTGGCCCGCTTCCCCATGCGCATCCTCAACATCCACCACTCCTTCCTCCCCGCCTTCGCCGGGGCCGACCCCTACCGCCAGGCCTACGAGAAGGGGGTGAAGCTCATCGGGGCCACGGCCCACTACGTCACGGAGGAGCTGGACCAGGGGCCCATCATTGAGCAGGACGTGGTGCGGGTCTCCCACCGCCACTCCGTGGCGGAGATGCGCCGCTTGGGGCGGGAGCTGGAGCGCACCGTCTTGGCCCGGGCGGTGCGCTGGCACCTGGAGGACCGGATCATCGTCCACGGGAACAAGACCGTGGTCTTCGTCTAATCGGAGGCTAACCCCAGGGGGCTAAGGTGGCCTTAGGAGGTGGCGCATGAGCCTTGGGCGTTCCTTCATAGGGTTTTCGGTCCTCGCCCTCATGGCGGGGGCGGTCCTTTGGTGGGGGGTTTCGGGCGGGCAGGCCCCCAAGCCCCAGACCCCAAGCCCCGCCCCGGACGGGGGGCTTTTGGAGTACGAGCGGAACACCGTGGAGATCGTGGAGCGGTACGGGGACGGGGTGGTCTACGTGGCGGTGCGC harbors:
- the purU gene encoding formyltetrahydrofolate deformylase yields the protein MDEARLLITCPDRPGIVAAVSGFLYAHGANITDLQQHSTDPEGGTFFMRLAFTTPHLDLSRPALERAFQEVVAERFGMEWRIAYASERKRTAILVSKPAHALLELLWRYRVGELPMDLRLVVSNHPDHREEVERFGVPYHHVPVEKGRKEEAEERILELLEAQGVELVVLARYMQILSPRFVARFPMRILNIHHSFLPAFAGADPYRQAYEKGVKLIGATAHYVTEELDQGPIIEQDVVRVSHRHSVAEMRRLGRELERTVLARAVRWHLEDRIIVHGNKTVVFV
- the rraA gene encoding ribonuclease E activity regulator RraA — translated: MDWTTADLSDRFPEAPYLPGLLKDFGGRARFFGRVRTLRVLEDNLLVRRVLEEGGEVLVIDGGGSLRTALLGGNLARLALERGFRGVVVHGAVRDAAELRALPLGVKALGTTPKKSAKAGVGEVDVPVEFLGLRVLPGQFLVADEDGLLLLPAPPSGGQSGG